The following coding sequences are from one Geodermatophilus normandii window:
- a CDS encoding class I SAM-dependent methyltransferase, producing MTGTTDPADWDQRRTSFGSVAAEYAAHRPGYPPDAVAFLLGGRPRRVLDLGAGTGLLTDVLVAAGHEVLAVDPSAEMLGQLSARHPGIPVEVGGAEVIPVPDASVDAVVAGQAAHWFDPEPAAAELRRVLRPGGVVGFVWNVRDETVPWVAALGAALAAEARGHEADQGVVARFAAALPADVATAGSAIVQRVTPEQVVGGIGTRSYVATMTADARAAFLGGIRDLLATHPDTRGRDVLDLPHRTDAYRLTPR from the coding sequence GTGACCGGCACGACCGACCCCGCCGACTGGGACCAGCGGCGCACGTCGTTCGGGTCGGTCGCGGCCGAGTACGCCGCGCACCGGCCGGGCTACCCGCCCGACGCGGTGGCGTTCCTGCTCGGCGGGCGGCCGCGCCGCGTGCTCGACCTCGGCGCCGGCACCGGCCTGCTCACCGACGTCCTCGTCGCCGCCGGGCACGAGGTGCTGGCCGTCGACCCGTCGGCGGAGATGCTGGGCCAGCTGTCCGCCCGGCACCCCGGGATCCCCGTGGAGGTCGGCGGGGCGGAGGTGATCCCGGTGCCCGACGCCTCCGTCGACGCCGTGGTCGCCGGTCAGGCCGCGCACTGGTTCGACCCGGAGCCCGCCGCGGCGGAGCTGCGCCGGGTGCTGCGGCCCGGCGGCGTGGTCGGGTTCGTGTGGAACGTCCGCGACGAGACCGTCCCGTGGGTGGCCGCGCTCGGTGCCGCGCTGGCCGCGGAGGCGCGCGGGCACGAGGCCGACCAGGGCGTCGTCGCGCGGTTCGCCGCGGCCCTGCCGGCCGACGTCGCCACCGCCGGGTCGGCCATCGTCCAGCGGGTGACGCCCGAGCAGGTCGTGGGCGGCATCGGCACGCGCAGCTACGTGGCGACGATGACCGCCGACGCGCGCGCCGCCTTCCTCGGCGGCATCCGCGACCTGCTGGCCACCCATCCCGACACCCGCGGCCGCGACGTCCTCGACCTGCCCCACCGCACCGACGCCTACCGGCTCACCCCGCGCTGA
- a CDS encoding winged helix-turn-helix domain-containing protein yields MTAAGHPRHALDEVIHAPVRFSVMATLAAAEEAEFGFVRDGVQVSDSVLSKTVATLERAGYVEVRKGYVGKRPRTWLRLSGDGRRAFDAHVAALRAIAEGRALSAG; encoded by the coding sequence GTGACGGCTGCGGGACACCCGCGGCACGCGCTCGACGAGGTCATCCACGCGCCGGTCCGCTTCTCGGTGATGGCCACGCTCGCCGCTGCCGAGGAGGCGGAGTTCGGCTTCGTCCGCGACGGCGTTCAGGTCAGCGACTCGGTGCTGTCGAAGACGGTGGCCACCCTGGAGCGGGCCGGCTACGTCGAGGTCCGCAAGGGCTACGTGGGCAAGCGGCCGCGGACGTGGCTGCGGCTGTCCGGGGACGGCCGGCGGGCCTTCGACGCGCACGTGGCGGCGCTGCGGGCGATCGCGGAGGGCCGGGCGCTCAGCGCGGGGTGA
- the tmk gene encoding dTMP kinase — protein MPGRGLFVAFEGGEGAGKSTQVRRLFDWLGLVEVPARVTHEPGGTPPGARIRALLLDPASAGLSPRAEALLYAADRAHHVDTVVRPALDAGEVVVTDRFVDSSLAYQGAGRALALAEVRRLSHWATGGLVPDLTVLLDLPPEAGLARARGRAAADRLESESLEFHERVRATFRDLAAGEPARYLVLDAQRPADDLADAVRERVAALLPGRVA, from the coding sequence GTGCCCGGCCGCGGCCTGTTCGTCGCCTTCGAGGGCGGGGAGGGAGCCGGCAAGTCCACCCAGGTGCGCCGGCTGTTCGACTGGCTGGGGCTGGTCGAGGTGCCCGCGCGGGTCACCCACGAGCCCGGCGGCACCCCGCCCGGTGCCCGCATCCGCGCGCTGCTGCTCGACCCGGCGTCGGCCGGCCTCTCGCCGCGCGCCGAGGCGCTGCTCTACGCCGCCGACCGCGCCCACCACGTCGACACGGTCGTCCGCCCGGCGCTGGACGCCGGCGAGGTGGTCGTCACCGACCGCTTCGTGGACAGCTCGCTGGCCTACCAGGGCGCCGGGCGTGCCCTCGCCCTCGCCGAGGTCCGGCGGCTGTCGCACTGGGCCACCGGTGGGCTGGTGCCCGACCTGACCGTGCTGCTGGACCTGCCGCCCGAGGCGGGCCTCGCCCGCGCCCGCGGCCGGGCGGCCGCCGACCGCCTGGAGTCGGAGTCGCTGGAGTTCCACGAGCGGGTCCGCGCCACCTTCCGCGACCTCGCGGCCGGCGAGCCCGCGCGCTACCTGGTGCTCGACGCCCAGCGCCCCGCCGACGACCTCGCCGACGCCGTTCGCGAGCGGGTCGCGGCGCTGCTCCCGGGGAGGGTCGCGTGA
- a CDS encoding trans-aconitate 2-methyltransferase, whose protein sequence is MDAPWDPGTYLRHAGERARPFADLLARVHAEEPREVVDLGCGTGEPAAALARRWPGARVTGVDSSPEMLAAAAAHAVPGRVRFVRGDVRDWRPDTPVDVLVSNAVLHWVPGHADLLARWAGALAPGGWLALQVPGNHGAPTHRLLADLCTAPRWAGRLAAAAPPPDPVLTPAGYLDVLTRAGLAADVWETTYLHVLRGPDPVLGWVRGTVLRPVLALLGDDAASFSSEYGAALRAAYPARPDGTTVLPFRRVFAVGSRAEST, encoded by the coding sequence GTGGACGCTCCCTGGGACCCCGGCACCTACCTCCGCCACGCCGGCGAGCGGGCCCGGCCGTTCGCCGACCTGCTGGCCCGGGTGCACGCGGAGGAGCCCCGCGAGGTCGTCGACCTCGGCTGCGGCACCGGGGAGCCGGCCGCGGCGCTCGCGCGGCGGTGGCCCGGCGCGCGGGTCACCGGCGTCGACTCCTCGCCGGAGATGCTCGCCGCGGCGGCCGCGCACGCCGTCCCCGGGCGCGTGCGGTTCGTCCGCGGCGACGTCCGCGACTGGCGGCCCGACACCCCGGTCGACGTCCTCGTCAGCAACGCGGTCCTGCACTGGGTGCCCGGGCACGCCGACCTGCTGGCGCGCTGGGCCGGGGCGCTGGCACCCGGCGGCTGGCTGGCGCTGCAGGTGCCCGGCAACCACGGCGCCCCGACCCACCGGCTGCTCGCCGACCTGTGCACCGCGCCGCGGTGGGCCGGCCGGCTCGCGGCGGCCGCTCCCCCGCCCGACCCGGTCCTCACGCCGGCCGGCTACCTCGACGTCCTCACCCGGGCGGGGCTGGCCGCCGACGTCTGGGAGACCACCTACCTGCACGTGCTGCGCGGCCCCGACCCGGTGCTGGGCTGGGTGCGCGGGACGGTGCTGCGGCCGGTGCTGGCCCTGCTGGGCGACGACGCGGCCTCGTTCAGCTCCGAGTACGGGGCGGCGCTGCGCGCGGCCTACCCGGCCCGGCCCGACGGGACCACCGTGCTGCCGTTCCGCCGGGTGTTCGCCGTCGGCTCGCGCGCAGAAAGTACTTGA